The region GCTTGTTGTCTCCAGGATCGACGAGCATCACGTTGGAGAGGTCGATGAAGCCCTCCTGCTCGATGATGCCCCCAGTCCGGGAGCTGGCGCGTGCACCGGGCTTCAGGTGTCGCTTCTGCATGCGAATCCCCTGCACCCGAACCTTGCCCTTCTCCCGGTCGATACCGAGCACACGGCCCTGCCGGCCACTATCGACCTTCTTGCCGGTCATGACCTGAACCAGGTCACCCTTCTTGATTCGCGTCGCCATGGGTCTCCAAT is a window of bacterium DNA encoding:
- the rplX gene encoding 50S ribosomal protein L24, which gives rise to MATRIKKGDLVQVMTGKKVDSGRQGRVLGIDREKGKVRVQGIRMQKRHLKPGARASSRTGGIIEQEGFIDLSNVMLVDPGDNKPSRVRIEEREGKRVRVFVRSGEPVPEPQNA